In Leptolyngbya sp. 'hensonii', the following are encoded in one genomic region:
- a CDS encoding SGNH/GDSL hydrolase family protein: protein MKIVLIAIALLLIATVLVEAGLRLLFGFGNPLIYIADPQIGYLLAPNQRVRRFGNRIEINAYSMRSPPVSLQKAAGTMRVMLLGDSVANGGWWTDQADTISELLRQMLQEGQSSAKQDGPIEVLNASANSWGPRNQLAYVERFGSFASQMVVLIINTDDLFATVPSSLAVGRDVNYPDRKPRLAMEEFLGRYVFRPKPDPALTSLQEEAGDRVGSNLMAIQTLKQRVNQAGGQLLLVMTPLLREVEAPGPRDYELKARQRLLDFTQAENLPYLDMLTVFKLEQNPAGLYRDHIHLSPEGNRVVSNGICTAIYPRLP, encoded by the coding sequence GTGAAAATTGTATTAATCGCGATCGCACTGCTGCTCATCGCCACGGTGCTTGTGGAAGCGGGATTAAGGCTACTGTTCGGCTTTGGCAATCCCCTCATTTATATTGCCGACCCGCAGATCGGTTACCTGCTGGCTCCCAATCAGCGCGTGCGGCGGTTTGGCAATCGGATCGAAATTAATGCCTATTCCATGCGAAGCCCTCCAGTCAGCTTGCAAAAGGCTGCTGGAACAATGCGCGTCATGCTGCTAGGAGATTCAGTGGCAAATGGGGGATGGTGGACAGATCAGGCCGATACCATTTCAGAATTGTTGCGGCAGATGCTACAGGAAGGTCAGTCTTCAGCCAAGCAGGATGGCCCGATCGAAGTACTCAATGCATCTGCAAATTCCTGGGGACCTCGAAATCAACTGGCCTATGTGGAGCGGTTCGGCAGCTTCGCATCCCAGATGGTGGTCTTGATTATCAATACTGATGATTTATTTGCGACAGTTCCCAGTTCCCTGGCTGTAGGTCGGGATGTCAATTACCCCGATCGCAAACCCCGGCTGGCCATGGAAGAATTTCTGGGGCGCTACGTTTTTCGCCCCAAACCTGATCCAGCTCTGACATCGCTCCAGGAGGAAGCTGGTGATCGGGTAGGAAGCAACCTGATGGCGATTCAGACCCTGAAGCAACGGGTTAACCAGGCCGGAGGTCAACTTTTGCTGGTGATGACACCGCTGCTGAGAGAGGTGGAAGCACCAGGTCCCCGTGACTATGAGTTGAAGGCCCGCCAGCGTTTGCTAGACTTTACCCAGGCAGAGAACCTTCCCTACTTGGATATGCTGACTGTTTTTAAGTTAGAGCAAAATCCTGCGGGCCTCTATCGGGATCATATCCATCTGAGCCCTGAGGGGAATCGGGTTGTCAGCAATGGAATTTGCACCGCGATTTACCCCAGATTGCCGTAG
- a CDS encoding tetratricopeptide repeat protein, translating into MNTVEELFNQGLARVQKGDYEGAIQDLTRALEQSPRFIGAYLNRGKVYLELGDYRQAIADFDQVLHLSPKVAEVYLHRGMAHAELGDQSQSLQDLDMALKLQPRSASVYVQRGIVRSKLRDKKGALEDFDQALLLSENSVLAYVQRGIVRSELGDWAGAMEDFNRAIIISPNSVLAYVQRGILQAERGNREAAIRDFDQALEISPKTLLARVQRGAVRAELGDRVGALEDFDQALQLNPHSVTLYIQRGMARSILQDRPGAIADFQQALQLNPHSVQAHLQLGMIRAELGDQPGAIASFNQVLQLSPRSVSAYIQRGIVQSNLGDKQAALEDFDRAVQLDPHAAGAYLNRGMVHIELGNGQEAIADFDRVLEIDPQNATAYLDRSAVRFELGDRIGALEDFNQALQIYPDRAAAYLQRGVVRAELGDKREALEDFNRVLRANHHSETAYLKRGQVRAELGDREGAIADFNHVLDLDPHSTTAYLNRGTIRAQMGDDQGAIADLNHVLDIDPHSTMALIESSALRIELGDESGALEDFNQALQINPNPAGAYLNRGIIFQKIGDRERAALDFEQALQNNPETATAHLHLGLLHAEQGAQKMALEDFAQELQLNPHSVSAYLHRGQVRFELGDAEGAIADFDQLLQFSPHSVMAYLSRGIVRIELGALQGAIDDFDRVIQVSPHSAAAYLQRGLAKTRQGDEEGAAADFQRVLRSEPSSAEDYYIRGLARAQLTDQKGALDDLTHALQMNPWLLAAGVERGILQAQQAEQVPEEQFLYRQGAIADFDYVLHLNPNLTKAHLHRGIVRTRQGDFTGAIGDFSHAIQVNPCLLSAYLYRSAVSLITGDVAIVAATDMEQALRLNPKQADLWLQRGQILAELGYPQMAIADFTAILQADPTHADAYLQRGQVYSARGDLPQARQDWQEAARLLEEQGRLRELTQVEQWLAGYFSGDNWEMD; encoded by the coding sequence ATGAATACCGTAGAAGAGTTGTTTAATCAGGGATTAGCCAGGGTTCAGAAAGGGGATTACGAAGGGGCAATTCAGGATCTGACCAGGGCGCTGGAACAGTCTCCCCGGTTTATTGGAGCCTATCTGAATCGTGGCAAAGTCTACCTGGAGTTGGGAGACTATCGGCAAGCCATAGCAGATTTCGACCAGGTACTCCATCTGAGTCCTAAGGTGGCGGAGGTGTACCTACATCGGGGGATGGCCCACGCTGAACTGGGAGATCAGAGCCAGTCTCTGCAGGATTTGGATATGGCCCTAAAACTGCAGCCCCGATCGGCATCCGTCTATGTGCAACGGGGGATCGTCCGATCGAAATTACGAGACAAAAAAGGAGCTCTAGAGGATTTTGATCAGGCCTTGCTCTTGAGTGAAAATTCTGTTCTGGCCTATGTGCAACGAGGGATCGTCCGATCGGAGTTGGGTGATTGGGCTGGGGCGATGGAAGACTTTAATCGGGCGATCATAATCAGCCCCAACTCAGTGCTGGCCTATGTGCAACGGGGGATTCTCCAGGCAGAACGGGGCAATCGGGAGGCAGCCATTCGTGATTTTGATCAAGCCCTGGAAATTAGCCCCAAGACGTTACTGGCTCGGGTACAGCGGGGAGCAGTGCGAGCAGAGTTGGGCGATCGGGTTGGAGCTCTGGAAGATTTCGATCAGGCCCTTCAGCTCAATCCTCACTCAGTTACACTCTATATCCAGCGGGGCATGGCGCGATCCATCCTCCAGGACAGGCCTGGAGCAATTGCGGATTTCCAGCAGGCACTCCAACTCAATCCCCATTCGGTGCAAGCCCATTTACAACTGGGGATGATTCGCGCCGAATTGGGTGATCAGCCTGGGGCAATTGCGTCCTTTAATCAGGTCCTGCAACTCAGTCCCCGATCGGTGTCGGCTTACATTCAGCGGGGAATTGTGCAGTCCAATTTGGGGGACAAGCAGGCTGCCCTGGAGGATTTTGACCGAGCAGTGCAACTGGACCCCCATGCTGCTGGGGCGTACCTGAATCGAGGGATGGTTCATATTGAACTGGGGAATGGGCAGGAAGCAATTGCAGATTTCGATCGGGTTCTGGAAATTGACCCCCAAAACGCCACGGCCTATCTGGATCGGAGTGCCGTGCGGTTTGAGCTGGGCGATCGGATCGGAGCCCTGGAGGATTTCAACCAGGCTCTGCAAATTTATCCCGATCGGGCAGCGGCCTATCTGCAACGGGGGGTTGTTCGGGCTGAACTGGGGGATAAGCGGGAAGCACTAGAGGACTTTAATCGGGTGTTGCGAGCCAATCATCACTCGGAGACAGCCTACCTGAAACGGGGCCAGGTCCGGGCCGAGTTGGGCGATCGCGAGGGGGCGATCGCAGATTTCAATCATGTGCTGGACCTTGACCCCCATTCAACGACGGCTTACCTCAATCGAGGGACGATTCGGGCACAGATGGGAGATGACCAGGGGGCGATCGCGGATCTCAATCATGTGCTAGACATTGATCCTCATTCGACCATGGCTTTGATCGAGAGCAGCGCCCTGCGGATTGAATTGGGGGACGAATCCGGAGCCCTGGAGGATTTCAACCAGGCCCTGCAAATTAACCCCAATCCAGCCGGAGCTTACCTCAATCGCGGGATTATCTTTCAGAAAATTGGAGATCGAGAGCGGGCAGCTCTGGATTTTGAACAGGCCCTGCAGAATAATCCCGAAACTGCCACAGCCCATCTTCACCTGGGGCTGCTTCATGCCGAGCAGGGAGCCCAGAAGATGGCGCTGGAGGATTTTGCCCAGGAATTGCAACTCAATCCCCATTCTGTTTCAGCCTATCTCCATCGGGGGCAGGTACGATTCGAACTGGGAGATGCGGAAGGCGCGATCGCTGACTTTGACCAGCTCTTGCAGTTCAGTCCCCACTCCGTCATGGCCTATCTCAGTCGGGGGATCGTGCGAATTGAATTGGGAGCCTTGCAGGGGGCCATTGACGACTTCGATCGGGTGATTCAAGTGAGTCCCCACTCTGCGGCTGCCTATCTGCAACGGGGACTGGCCAAAACCCGGCAGGGGGATGAAGAAGGAGCCGCCGCAGACTTCCAGCGGGTACTGAGATCGGAACCCAGCTCAGCCGAGGATTACTATATTCGAGGTCTGGCTCGGGCTCAACTGACTGACCAGAAGGGGGCTCTGGACGATCTGACCCATGCGCTGCAGATGAATCCCTGGTTGCTGGCCGCTGGGGTAGAGCGGGGCATCTTGCAGGCCCAACAGGCAGAACAGGTTCCGGAGGAGCAGTTCCTTTATCGGCAGGGGGCGATCGCGGATTTCGACTATGTGCTCCACCTGAACCCTAACCTGACCAAAGCCCATTTACATCGGGGGATTGTACGGACGCGCCAGGGGGATTTTACTGGCGCGATCGGAGATTTTAGCCATGCCATTCAGGTGAATCCCTGCCTGTTGTCCGCCTACCTCTACCGGAGTGCCGTCTCCCTCATTACTGGAGATGTAGCCATAGTGGCGGCAACCGACATGGAGCAGGCCCTGCGTCTCAATCCCAAACAGGCAGATCTCTGGTTGCAGCGGGGCCAGATACTGGCAGAATTGGGCTATCCCCAGATGGCGATCGCAGATTTCACAGCCATTCTCCAGGCAGATCCGACCCATGCCGATGCCTATCTGCAACGAGGCCAGGTCTATTCCGCTCGGGGCGATCTACCCCAGGCTCGACAGGACTGGCAAGAAGCAGCCCGTCTCCTGGAAGAACAGGGACGGTTGCGAGAGCTGACTCAGGTGGAGCAGTGGCTGGCCGGTTACTTTTCTGGGGATAACTGGGAAATGGATTAA
- a CDS encoding Gfo/Idh/MocA family oxidoreductase has protein sequence MDNLSGVHAHTHLQRNLPEPIRVGVIGVGNMGQHHTRVLSLLKDVELIGVSDVNIERGLDTASKYRVRYFEDYRDLLRHVDAVCIAVPTRLHHSVGMTCLQAGIHVLIEKPIAASISEAESLVNAAAESGCILQVGHIERFNPAFQELIKVLKTEELLALEAHRMSPYSDRANDVSVVLDLMIHDIDLLLELAGGSVVKLTASGSRASDSGYLDYVTATLGFSNGIVATLTSSKVTHRKIRRIAAHCKNSLTEANFLNSEILIHRQITANCTTDYGHVLYRQDGLIERVSTSNIEPLHAELEHFVGCVRGGSQPSVGGEQALKALRLASLIEQMALDGRVWQSNDREFNHSVMMA, from the coding sequence GTGGATAATCTGTCGGGGGTACATGCACACACCCACTTGCAGCGAAATCTGCCTGAACCCATTCGAGTTGGGGTAATTGGGGTTGGTAATATGGGCCAGCATCATACCAGGGTGCTGAGCCTGTTGAAGGATGTCGAATTGATCGGGGTTTCGGATGTCAATATCGAGCGGGGCCTGGATACTGCTAGTAAGTATCGAGTCCGCTATTTCGAGGATTATCGGGATTTACTCCGGCATGTAGATGCAGTCTGCATTGCAGTGCCGACAAGACTGCACCATTCCGTGGGTATGACCTGTCTGCAAGCAGGCATCCATGTTTTGATTGAAAAGCCGATCGCGGCCAGTATCAGTGAAGCAGAATCTCTGGTTAATGCAGCGGCTGAGTCAGGTTGTATCCTGCAGGTCGGACATATTGAGCGGTTTAACCCAGCCTTTCAAGAGTTGATTAAAGTCTTGAAAACTGAGGAGCTTCTGGCCCTGGAAGCTCATCGTATGAGTCCGTATTCCGATCGGGCGAATGATGTTTCAGTGGTGCTGGATTTGATGATCCACGACATCGACTTACTCCTGGAACTGGCGGGTGGTTCTGTGGTCAAGCTCACGGCGAGTGGTAGTCGGGCTTCTGATTCTGGCTATCTGGATTATGTCACTGCGACTCTCGGGTTCTCCAATGGAATTGTTGCGACCCTGACATCCAGTAAAGTGACGCACCGAAAAATCCGTCGGATTGCAGCCCATTGCAAAAATAGCTTGACCGAAGCAAACTTCCTGAACAGTGAGATTTTGATTCACCGTCAGATTACGGCAAACTGCACCACGGATTATGGTCATGTCCTCTATCGTCAGGACGGCCTGATTGAACGGGTCTCCACTAGCAATATTGAGCCGCTCCATGCTGAATTGGAGCATTTCGTCGGTTGTGTGCGGGGTGGGAGCCAGCCCTCTGTGGGTGGGGAACAGGCCCTGAAAGCGCTCCGTCTGGCCAGCTTAATTGAGCAAATGGCGCTAGATGGCCGCGTCTGGCAATCCAACGATCGAGAGTTCAACCATTCTGTGATGATGGCGTAA
- a CDS encoding alr0857 family protein has translation MLKLQYTENSLFMEQVTLSLEALIAQRVMLAVRCGQSLHVQPGRASFLLPIGVEGLTQLEAALQLEQSGHISITPVDAEYVEISLQGTWIAQSAEAEEGAFITAASDRSEFYIYKLWQATQATVSYLA, from the coding sequence ATGCTGAAGCTGCAATACACCGAGAACAGCCTGTTCATGGAGCAGGTCACCCTCTCCCTGGAAGCCCTGATTGCCCAGCGCGTCATGCTGGCAGTCCGGTGCGGACAGTCCCTGCATGTGCAGCCAGGGCGGGCCTCTTTTCTGCTGCCGATCGGGGTTGAGGGGCTGACCCAACTGGAAGCTGCCCTGCAACTGGAGCAGAGCGGCCACATTAGCATTACCCCAGTGGATGCTGAGTATGTGGAGATCAGCCTGCAAGGGACCTGGATCGCTCAGTCTGCGGAGGCTGAAGAGGGTGCTTTTATCACGGCTGCCAGCGATCGTAGCGAGTTCTACATCTACAAGCTGTGGCAGGCAACCCAGGCTACAGTGTCCTACTTGGCCTGA